Proteins co-encoded in one Pelobates fuscus isolate aPelFus1 chromosome 5, aPelFus1.pri, whole genome shotgun sequence genomic window:
- the LOC134610411 gene encoding Golgi apparatus membrane protein TVP23 homolog B-like produces the protein MMRQDSNDETEDVSLFDADEEGSRINKKKKIRHPIASFFHLFFRVSAIVVYLLCEFISSSFIACMVTIILLLSCDFWAVKNITGRLMVGLRWWNQVDDDGNSHWVYESRKAAPGKKSTSEAESRIFWLGLITCPIIWVIFAFSTLFALKVKWLAVVIMGVVLQGANLYGYIKCKVGSRKNLTSIATSYLGTQFLRQTLAKENQTES, from the exons gaCAGCAATGATGAGACGGAGGATGTTTCTCTGTTTGATGCAGATGAAGAAGGATCAAGGattaataaaaagaagaaaataag ACACCCCATTGCCTCATTCTTCCACCTGTTCTTTCGCGTCAGTGCTATAGTGGTTTACCTGCTCTGCGAGTTTATAAGCAGCAGCTTCATCGCGTGTATGGTTACTATCATCTTGCTCCTATCATGTGACTTCTGGGCAGTGAAG AACATCACAGGGAGGCTGATGGTTGGCTTGCGCTGGTGGAACCAAGTGGATGATGATGGGAATAGTCACTGGGTCTATGAATCTAGGAAG GCAGCTCCTGGAAAAAAAAGTACATCGGAAGCAGAGTCCCGAATCTTCTGGCTGGGGCTCATCACTTGTCCCATTATTTGGGTGATCTTTGCCTTCAGTACTCTGTTCGCTCTAAAAGTCAAATGGCTG GCTGTGGTTATTATGGGAGTTGTTCTACAAGGGGCAAACCTTTATGGATACATTAAATGTAAAGTGGGAAGCAGAAAGAACCTGACCAGCATAGCCACCAGTTACCTTGGCACCCAGTTCCTCAGACAG ACTTTAGCAAAAGAAAACCAAACTGAATCCTAA